From Hymenobacter sediminicola:
TTGCCATCGGCCGAAACATCGAAGCTGATTGTAGCTCCTTTCATACCGTTGCTGAACGTGCCGGTCCAGTGTGTTGGTTTAGGCGGAGCAGGCGTGGGAGGTGTGGTGGCAATTGCGGCGGCCAGAAGCAACGGGAATAGCAATAGTTTCATTCAGGAGGGAAATGAGGAAGGCAGCAAAATAAGAATAAGAAAGCTTCCCGTCCCAGCCAACCATACGACGGTTTGGCTGGGACGGGAAGCTTTTAGGTGCCCGAAAGCGGATGGCCTTAAGCAGCGTCTGATTTAACAGATTTCTCCTCGGCGTACTTGCTGACTTTTAGCTCTTCGGCCAGGAATCGGCTCGTGTGGCCCTTGCCCGATTTGGCTACCTGCTCCGGCGTGCCCTGTGCCACAATGCTGCCGCCGCCCGCGCCGCCTTCCGGCCCAATATCAATCAGGTGGTCGGCTACTTTGATGAGGTCCAAGTTATGCTCGATGATCAGGACCGTGTTGCCCTTATCAGCAAGTTTGTGCAGCACCACAGCCAAATGGTTAATGTCCTCAAAGTGCAGGCCGGTGGTGGGCTCATCCAAGATGTAGAACGTCTTGCCAGTGTCTTTTTTGCTGAGTTCAGTGGCCAGCTTCACGCGTTGTGCCTCGCCACCCGACAGCGTGGTGGCCTGCTGGCCCAGCGTGAGGTAGCCTAGCCCTACTTCATTCAGGGTTTGAATCTTACGTAGGATGCGGGGCTGAAACTCGAAGAACTCCACGGCCTTCTCCACCGTCATGTCCAGCACATCGGTGATGCTCTTGCCTTTGAAGCGTACTTCCAGCGTTTCGCGGTTGTAGCGGCGTCCTTTGCAGGTTTCGCAGGGCACGTGCACGTCGGGCAGGAAGTTCATTTCGATGGTGCGCATACCGGCGCCCTCGCAGGTTTCGCAGCGCCCACCCTTCACGTTGAATGAGAAGCGGCCCGGCCCATAGCCTCGGATTTTAGCTTCTGGCAACGACGAGAACAACTGGCGAATCTCGGTGAACACACCCGTATAGGTGGCCGGATTGGAGCGTGGCGTGCGCCCAATCGGCGACTGGTCTACCTCAATCACCTTATCGATAAACTCCAGTCCCTCAATCTTATCATACGCCAGCGGTTCACGCTTGGCATTGAAAAAATGCTGATTCAGAATCGGGTACAGCGTGTCATGAATGAGCGAGGACTTGCCTGAGCCCGACACCCCCGTGACGGCAATGAGCTTGCCCAGCGGAAACTTAGCCGTGACGTTTTTGAGGTTGTGGCCTTTGGCACCTTTCAGCACCAAGTCATTGCCTTCGCCGGCACGCTTCTTTTTGCGCAGCTCAATGTGCTTCTGCCCACTAAGGTACTGCGAGGTGAGGGAGCCAGAGGTGAAGATTTCAGTAGGCGTGCCCTGCGCCACAATCTGGCCGCCGTGAATACCGGCGCCGGGGCCAATATCCAGCACGTGGTCGGCGTGCATGATCATGTCTTTGTCATGCTCCACCACAATTACTGAGTTGCCCAAGTCGCGCAGGTGTTGCAATGCTTTGATAAGCCGCTCGTTGTCGCGCTGATGCAGGCCGATGCTGGGCTCATCCATGATGTAGAGCACGCCCACGAGCTGCGTACCAATCTGGGTAGCCAAGCGGATGCGCTGGCTTTCGCCGCCCGAAAGCGTCCGGACAGAACGGTGCAGGTTCAGGTAGTCGAGGCCCACTTCCAGCAGGAAACCGATACGCTTGCGAATTTCCTTGAGCAATTCGCGCGCAATCAGGTTCTGACGGTCGGAAAGGCGCGTTTCCAGCCCTTCAAACCAGTCAGCCAAATCATTCAGATCCATCACCGACAGCTCGCCAATGTGCTTGTCAGCGAGCTTGAAGTGCAACGACTCTTTCTTGAGACGGTAGCCATGACACTCGGGGCACTCCTTAGCCTGCGTGTATTGCTGAATCCACTCCCGAATGTTGTCGGATTCCGACTCCATCTGACGGCGCAAAAACGGGATAATGCCTTCAAATGGCTCTACGTAGCTTGCTTTTTTGGGGTCAGCATCTTCGTCCTCGGGCACCCCAAACAACAGACGCTCAATCAGCTCCGCCGGCAGCTTTTCCAGCGGCGTGCTCAGGCTGGCCTTGTTTTTCTTGACGATGAGGCTAAGCTGCTGGAAAATCCAGATGTCGCGGTATTCGCCCAGCGGCGCAATGCCGCCCCGGCTGATGCTCAGCTTCTTATCCGGCATCACCGTTTCCTCGGTTATTTCCTGCACTTCGCCCAGGCCGTTGCAGGTAGGGCAGGCACCGTAGGGTGAGTTAAAGCTAAAGGTGTTCGGAGCCGGGTCGTCGTAGGCAATGCCCGTCACGGGGTCCATGAGGAAGCGCGAGAAGAACTGCGTGTTATCGGTCTTCTTGTCGGGGTCCAGCACCAGCATGGTGCCTTTGCCCTGTGTAAGGGCATTCTGCACCGAGCCCGAGAGGCGGAACCGGTCTTCCTCTTTCACGACGAGCCTATCAATTACGATTTCAATGTCGTGGATTTTGTAGCGGTCCACCTGCATCTTCGGCGTGATGTCGAGTAACTCGCCATCCACGCGCACTTTGGTAAAGCCCAGCTTAGCAATCTGCTGGAATAACTCCCGATAGTGGCCCTTGCGGCCCTTCACTACCGGTGCCAGCACCACCAGCTTTTTGGTGTCGTACTGTTTGAGAATGTAGTTGATGATCTGGTCGTCCGACTGCCGGATCATCTTTTTGCCCGTTGCGTAGCTGAACGCCTCGGCGGTGCGGGCGTAGAGCAGACGCAGGAAGTCGTAGATTTCAGTGATGGTGCCGACCGTAGAGCGAGGGTTGCGCGACGTGGTCTTCTGCTCGATGCTGATAACCGGCGACAGGCCCTCAATCTTGTCTACATCGGGCCGCTCCAGCCCGCCCATAAAGCTGCGGGCGTATGCTGAAAACGTCTCCATGTAGCGGCGCTGTCCCTCGGCGTAAATCGTGTCAAAAGCCAACGACGACTTGCCCGAGCCCGAAATGCCGGTGAATACCACCAGCCGCCCGCGCGGAATCTGCACCGATACGTTCTTCAGGTTATGCTCCCGGGCACCGTACACCTCAATGTAGGGTGCCTCCAAATCAGCCGGGCCCAGCAGCTGCCCGCTGATACGCGCCTGATTTTCCAGCACCGCTTCGCTCACCTGTTCGCTACGCGGCACAGCCTGCACGGCGGCCGTGCCGTGGCGGGTAGCGCCATCGGCTACGGCAGCTGCGGTGGGCTTGCCAGCTTTTGGCGCTTTAGCAGCTAGGATAGGGGCTACCTGGCCAGCCTTTGGAGCTTTGGCCGGGCGGTCAGCCTTAGCTGCCGCAGACTTGGGGGTAGCAGTGGAAGTAGTAACAGGAGCAGCAGTTGTTTTTTTGGCCATGCAGCAGCGAAGCGAATAAGTCTGCAAAAGTACGCAAAACGCGCCCGGACAGCTACCCCCAATAGTTTATTTGCCAGCAGTTTTAGCTTGCCTGGCTCAGAGGTGCCACCCGGCCGCAGCGGGGCAGGTGGTCTGTAACACGGCCGCGCCCCGAATTGTCCCGACGGAAGCAAAAGTTCTTGCTGACCAGCAGTTCTAACTGCAGATGCTTCAAAATTTTATGGTGCAGGTTTTGCATTATAGTTATCAGACTTTCTTTTCCGTCTTACTTCCATGAAAACTCTATTGAAATCGGGTATTGCGTTGGCACTGGGCTTGTTGCTGTATAGCAGCCGCGCGCAGGCCCAAGCCCAGGTTTGGGTGAATGCCCCGTACTGGGGGCCGGCCGTCGCGCCGCATGTGCAGTACTACTACATCCCGGAAATCGACGGCTACTATGATCTGTATGCGCAGTCGTACCTGTTTTATGATCCGGGGTTCGGGGCCTGGGTCAGCTCGCCGATGCTTCCGCGGGCTTACGCCTCCTACGACCCGCGTTTTTTTCACCCTGTCGTGATTGAATATGTAGGCCGCCAGCCCTGGGGCTACCTGCGCGACCACCGGGCCTATTGTGGCCGCTGGGGCGTGGCACCTGGCCGTTATTACGGCGCCAACTGGCCGGGCCGGGGCTACAATGCCGCTCCTTATGGCGCCTATGGCCCGGCATACTATGGCAACCGACCTGCTAACCAGGGTGGCTACGTTCGCAACGACTACCACGACAACCGCAGCAACCAGAACAGCTACGGTGGCCGCAACGACTACCGCAACCAGAATGGCCGCGACAATGGCCCTGACAGCCGCGGCAACGGCCGCAACGAACAGAGCACCTACAGCAACCCGAGAAACTTACCGAGCCCCGGCAGCCCACAAAACCAAGGCGGCCAGCAGGGCCCAAATGGTTCTTCAACCGGCCGCGGCCGGGGCCGGGTGATGTAGCATCTTCATCAGCCAAAAAGGCTTTCCACACAATGTGGAGAGCCTTTTTTTATGCTCTCTGGTAAGTAACCAACATAACCAGCCCAACCCACGTTAAGGACGGCATTCCGGACGCGGCCAGTATGGTAGCTGTTCTTTGGCGCCGTTCTTGCCTCGTTGCTCCTGTTCCTATCTCCTCACTTCAACTTTCCACCATGCACTTCCTGCCCAAAGTTGCCCTTTCAGGCCTGTTGGCTCTTTCGCTTACTGCACTAACGCAGTCGGCCCAGGCCCAGGTGAATATCAACATTGCGCCTCCTAGCTGGGGCCCGGCCGTGCCGGCTGGTACCCAGTACTACTATGTACCTGAATATGGCGGCTACTATGACCTGCGCGACCAGCGCTACATCGTAGAGCGCAACGGCAAATGGGAACGGCTGAGCTCAATTAGTGGCTACACGCCGTCGTCCTTCCATCCGGTTGCTATTGATTACCGTGGCAACCAGCCCTGGACGCTGGTAAGCCGCCACCGCACTATGTATCCGGCCAGCCTACCGCCTGGCCAGGTTAAGCGCCTAGAAAACGGCAAAGGTTTGCCGCCCGGCCAAGCCAAGAAAGTATATGGCGGGCAGGGAAATGGCAAAGGCCATGGCAAAGGCAAGCATTAGCCCTTGCATCCAGCAGTAGTTACAAACGTCGGTCCTATGTAGGACCGACGTTTTTTTTGGCTCAATAACTACGCAAAGCTGTATTTTCGGGCGTTTTTTTGTAGCCCGCTATTTCGCCCTGCATGGTATTCAGCAGTACGCTATTCCTATTCTATTTCCTGCCGGGTTTCCTGCTGCTCTATTTTCTGGCACCGCACCGATTGAAAAATCTGGTGGCGCTGGTAGCCAGCATTGGCTTTTATGCTTGGGGCGGCCTCAACTTTCTGGCCCTGTTTCTAGCCTCGGTCGTCGTCAACTTCGTCCTGATTCGCTTCATGGACAAGTCGGAAGGCTGGAAGAAGCGCATTTATCTGATTATGAGCATTGTCATTAACGTGGCTATGCTCTTCTATTTCAAGTACGCCAACTTCTTTCTGGAAAACGCCAGTGCCGTTCGGGAGGCAGCGGGAGGCGCCGCGCTGGAATGGGAGCAGGTAGTGCTGCCTATCGGCATTTCCTTTTTCACCTTCGAGAAGCTGACGTACACCATTGACGTGTACCGAGGCGTGAACAAGCCGCTACGCAGCTTCTGGGACTTCATGCTCTACATCATGCTGTTCCCGAAGATGATTGCCGGCCCCATTGTGCGGTTTCACGAAATAGCGGGCCAGCTCACCGACCGGCGCGCCTTCGACACCATCGACCATAAACTCGCTGGCCTGTTTCGCTTTGGGGTTGGCCTGGGTAAGAAAGTGCTCATCGCCAACGTACTGGGCCTGGAAGCCGACCGAATTTTTGGTCTGAATCCGGCGGAAGTATCGGCGCCGCTGGCGTGGCTGGGCGCAGTGGCTTACACCTTCCAGATTTATTTCGACTTCTCTGGCTATTCGGATATGGCCATCGGGCTGGGCCGCATCATGGGCTTTCAGTTCCCCGAAAACTTCAACAACCCGTATGTGTCGCGCTCCATCACCGAGTTCTGGCAGCGCTGGCACATCACGCTGGGCCGCTGGATGCGCGACTACCTCTACATTCCGCTCGGTGGCAATCGGGTGACAACCGGCCGCCTCTACGCCAACCTCTGGACCGTGTTTATCCTGTCGGGATTCTGGCACGGGGCGGCCTGGAACTTCATTGTCTGGGGGGCCTTTCACGGGCTGTTTCTG
This genomic window contains:
- a CDS encoding MBOAT family O-acyltransferase, whose product is MVFSSTLFLFYFLPGFLLLYFLAPHRLKNLVALVASIGFYAWGGLNFLALFLASVVVNFVLIRFMDKSEGWKKRIYLIMSIVINVAMLFYFKYANFFLENASAVREAAGGAALEWEQVVLPIGISFFTFEKLTYTIDVYRGVNKPLRSFWDFMLYIMLFPKMIAGPIVRFHEIAGQLTDRRAFDTIDHKLAGLFRFGVGLGKKVLIANVLGLEADRIFGLNPAEVSAPLAWLGAVAYTFQIYFDFSGYSDMAIGLGRIMGFQFPENFNNPYVSRSITEFWQRWHITLGRWMRDYLYIPLGGNRVTTGRLYANLWTVFILSGFWHGAAWNFIVWGAFHGLFLVLDRLFLLKLYKKIGVLSILPTFLITVVGWVMFRAPSLSFGLEYIRQMFAGGMDQLPYLSNEFWAIMALAALFSFMAALPRVERWEVSMLFGEKLALPRAVSLTLATAILLILSAGAIIGNSFNPFIYFRF
- the uvrA gene encoding excinuclease ABC subunit UvrA; this encodes MAKKTTAAPVTTSTATPKSAAAKADRPAKAPKAGQVAPILAAKAPKAGKPTAAAVADGATRHGTAAVQAVPRSEQVSEAVLENQARISGQLLGPADLEAPYIEVYGAREHNLKNVSVQIPRGRLVVFTGISGSGKSSLAFDTIYAEGQRRYMETFSAYARSFMGGLERPDVDKIEGLSPVISIEQKTTSRNPRSTVGTITEIYDFLRLLYARTAEAFSYATGKKMIRQSDDQIINYILKQYDTKKLVVLAPVVKGRKGHYRELFQQIAKLGFTKVRVDGELLDITPKMQVDRYKIHDIEIVIDRLVVKEEDRFRLSGSVQNALTQGKGTMLVLDPDKKTDNTQFFSRFLMDPVTGIAYDDPAPNTFSFNSPYGACPTCNGLGEVQEITEETVMPDKKLSISRGGIAPLGEYRDIWIFQQLSLIVKKNKASLSTPLEKLPAELIERLLFGVPEDEDADPKKASYVEPFEGIIPFLRRQMESESDNIREWIQQYTQAKECPECHGYRLKKESLHFKLADKHIGELSVMDLNDLADWFEGLETRLSDRQNLIARELLKEIRKRIGFLLEVGLDYLNLHRSVRTLSGGESQRIRLATQIGTQLVGVLYIMDEPSIGLHQRDNERLIKALQHLRDLGNSVIVVEHDKDMIMHADHVLDIGPGAGIHGGQIVAQGTPTEIFTSGSLTSQYLSGQKHIELRKKKRAGEGNDLVLKGAKGHNLKNVTAKFPLGKLIAVTGVSGSGKSSLIHDTLYPILNQHFFNAKREPLAYDKIEGLEFIDKVIEVDQSPIGRTPRSNPATYTGVFTEIRQLFSSLPEAKIRGYGPGRFSFNVKGGRCETCEGAGMRTIEMNFLPDVHVPCETCKGRRYNRETLEVRFKGKSITDVLDMTVEKAVEFFEFQPRILRKIQTLNEVGLGYLTLGQQATTLSGGEAQRVKLATELSKKDTGKTFYILDEPTTGLHFEDINHLAVVLHKLADKGNTVLIIEHNLDLIKVADHLIDIGPEGGAGGGSIVAQGTPEQVAKSGKGHTSRFLAEELKVSKYAEEKSVKSDAA